The Vibrio mangrovi genome includes a region encoding these proteins:
- a CDS encoding Fe(3+) dicitrate ABC transporter substrate-binding protein produces MLKCFIKRSAFLLLLLWGFSISAGAVTVQDQRGTFSIDYVPKRIVVLEFSFADALAAVHVSPVGIADDKDAERLLPAIRAQFSGWASVGTRSQPSLEVIASLKPDLIIADVERHAAVYDDLVKIAPTLMLQSRRETYEDNLASAAIIGTVVGKGAEMQARLQLHEQRMVEFRNKLSALRGKTLQFGVARENGFFVHANESYAGGVAHTLGFTSPPALQNDRASRQVGLEQMLALNPDYLVIGDYTPNSIIHRWEKQPLWQMLNAVRAHHVVYVSGNLWSRCRGILAAEYMAQDLIRQVQS; encoded by the coding sequence ATGCTGAAATGTTTTATCAAACGGTCTGCTTTTCTGCTCCTGTTGTTGTGGGGATTTTCCATATCGGCCGGGGCGGTGACTGTTCAGGATCAGCGCGGGACGTTTTCGATCGATTATGTTCCCAAACGTATTGTGGTACTGGAGTTCTCTTTTGCTGATGCTTTAGCTGCCGTTCATGTCAGTCCGGTTGGGATTGCTGATGATAAAGATGCGGAGCGTCTGTTGCCGGCTATCCGGGCACAATTTTCCGGCTGGGCTTCGGTAGGAACCCGCTCTCAGCCTTCGTTAGAAGTGATTGCTTCTCTGAAGCCGGATTTGATCATTGCCGATGTTGAGCGTCACGCTGCCGTTTATGATGATTTGGTTAAAATTGCTCCGACGCTGATGTTGCAGTCCCGACGGGAGACCTACGAAGATAATCTGGCTTCTGCTGCGATTATTGGTACGGTTGTCGGTAAGGGAGCAGAAATGCAGGCAAGACTACAGCTGCATGAACAACGAATGGTTGAGTTTCGAAACAAACTGAGCGCTCTTCGGGGCAAAACGCTTCAGTTTGGTGTGGCCCGGGAAAATGGTTTCTTTGTCCATGCGAATGAATCCTATGCCGGCGGAGTTGCCCACACATTAGGATTCACTTCTCCTCCGGCATTACAGAATGACCGGGCCAGCCGTCAGGTCGGGCTGGAGCAGATGCTGGCACTGAACCCTGATTATCTGGTGATTGGTGATTATACGCCGAACAGTATTATTCACCGTTGGGAAAAGCAGCCTTTGTGGCAGATGCTTAATGCTGTGCGTGCCCACCACGTGGTGTACGTCAGTGGAAATCTTTGGTCGAGATGCCGGGGGATTCTGGCGGCTGAATATATGGCACAGGATCTGATCAGACAGGTTCAGTCGTGA
- a CDS encoding FecCD family ABC transporter permease — protein MSISANMYQKTTSCFAVRSSLILCFIVLTLLLGWWGLWAFSAIPMTIGTPYHTFFSNQLPGIAGTVIVEIRLPRVIETVLVGAGLAVAGLLMQTLTRNPLASPGLFGVNAGAALGVALTSTLFLQEAYFSQPVAAILGGALAWSVVVILGGAWKIGAERKQLVLAGIAVSALCGAMTKATVILVEDQASGVMTWLAGSFASVSWQHVLWSWPPLLSSLLLAWALAPKLNLLSLGDEQVTSLGIRLKWSRGLTGLLVLIIVGVCVSAVGSIAFVGLIVPHMARKLFGYDHRWLIPGTALVGAILTLCADILSRWIVFPTETPAGAVLALLGAPCFIYLVRKER, from the coding sequence GTGAGCATCAGCGCTAACATGTATCAGAAGACAACTTCCTGCTTCGCTGTCCGTAGTAGCCTGATATTGTGTTTTATCGTCCTGACTCTGCTTTTAGGATGGTGGGGTTTATGGGCTTTTTCTGCCATACCGATGACGATTGGCACACCTTATCACACCTTCTTTTCTAATCAATTGCCGGGAATTGCCGGGACAGTCATTGTTGAAATCCGTCTTCCCAGAGTGATTGAAACTGTGCTGGTGGGTGCCGGACTGGCTGTTGCCGGGCTATTAATGCAAACTCTGACCCGCAATCCGCTGGCTTCACCCGGTTTGTTTGGTGTGAATGCCGGTGCTGCATTGGGCGTTGCTCTGACTTCCACACTGTTTCTACAGGAAGCCTATTTCAGTCAGCCGGTTGCCGCGATTCTTGGTGGTGCTCTGGCCTGGAGTGTTGTGGTTATTCTGGGTGGTGCGTGGAAAATCGGAGCTGAACGCAAGCAACTGGTTCTGGCCGGAATTGCAGTATCGGCGTTGTGTGGGGCGATGACGAAAGCAACCGTTATTCTGGTTGAAGATCAGGCATCCGGAGTCATGACCTGGCTGGCTGGTTCTTTTGCCAGTGTCAGTTGGCAGCATGTGTTGTGGAGCTGGCCGCCATTGTTGAGCTCTCTGTTGTTGGCGTGGGCACTGGCACCAAAGCTGAATCTGCTCTCTCTGGGAGACGAACAGGTAACAAGCCTCGGGATTCGTCTTAAATGGAGCCGGGGACTGACCGGGCTGCTGGTTTTAATTATTGTTGGCGTTTGTGTCAGTGCCGTAGGTTCGATTGCTTTTGTTGGTTTGATTGTGCCACATATGGCCCGGAAACTGTTCGGTTATGATCATCGCTGGCTGATTCCGGGGACGGCTCTGGTTGGTGCGATACTGACATTGTGCGCCGATATTCTCAGCCGCTGGATTGTGTTTCCGACAGAAACACCGGCTGGTGCTGTTCTGGCACTGTTGGGCGCTCCTTGTTTCATTTATCTCGTCAGGAAAGAGCGATGA
- a CDS encoding dioxygenase family protein: MNNVMMPTLFVSHGSPMMAVEESSTTRFLEQMGQTIPKPKAIIVFSAHFDIAGPVVITSGQTLGTIHDFYGFPKPLYDIEYPAQGAPDLARQAGELLQKHGFPVALDHTQGLDHGAWVPMLYMFPDRDIPIISISINSQAGAQRHYELGKALRSLRQEGVLFVGSGGISHNLRAVFTEASNPESIRKMHAFTDWMAEKVEHRDVTAINDYIQVAPYALYNHPTPDHFLPLPCILGTSDESEHGQVLHRSVDMGLLALDAYGFGFAA, encoded by the coding sequence ATGAATAATGTAATGATGCCGACACTGTTTGTTTCCCACGGTTCACCGATGATGGCGGTGGAAGAGTCTTCGACCACCCGGTTTCTGGAGCAAATGGGTCAGACGATACCGAAACCTAAGGCAATCATTGTGTTCTCTGCACATTTCGACATTGCCGGACCGGTTGTAATTACCAGTGGTCAGACATTGGGTACGATCCATGATTTTTATGGTTTTCCTAAACCATTATATGACATTGAATATCCGGCTCAGGGTGCTCCCGATTTAGCCCGGCAGGCTGGTGAATTGCTACAGAAACATGGTTTCCCTGTCGCCTTGGATCATACTCAGGGACTGGACCATGGCGCATGGGTGCCGATGCTGTATATGTTCCCGGATAGAGATATTCCGATCATCAGTATTTCGATTAACAGTCAGGCCGGAGCACAAAGGCATTATGAGTTAGGGAAAGCGCTGCGTTCTCTGCGTCAGGAAGGAGTGTTGTTTGTCGGTTCCGGTGGTATCAGTCATAACCTGAGAGCGGTATTTACCGAAGCATCGAACCCTGAAAGTATCCGGAAGATGCACGCCTTTACTGACTGGATGGCAGAGAAGGTAGAACATCGGGATGTTACAGCGATTAACGACTATATTCAGGTCGCACCTTATGCTCTTTACAATCATCCGACACCGGATCATTTCTTACCGCTTCCTTGTATTCTGGGAACCAGCGATGAAAGTGAACACGGACAGGTCTTACACCGTTCTGTTGATATGGGGCTTCTGGCGCTGGATGCATACGGATTTGGTTTTGCCGCGTAA
- a CDS encoding TonB-dependent siderophore receptor, producing MIHSEQNNKKQTSALANQTPLALMIALSFSAAAVASDDTNTTDADTMIVHGRALSLYRAQETSLATKTPTAIDDTPQSIQVLPRQLIEDQAARQITDLYRSMSGVSQYNYSFVTFRGFRQDHVLYDGVRGDPFEGLSIPQLFNIERVEVLKGPAAAVMGSGEPGGTINYTTKKPTYATKRHVAVTGGNQDFVSGRVELSGSADEEQSQRYRLGIYQDHENPYRKNTDTRNRIIDLGYEWDAGENTTVGLQYVNVTQHIGGGRIRGIPTDDDGNFLADTSWNANDAGDYHDLEAQVYQVRVDHNINDWLSGDVTFRYFENEDTQKYHEARKLKDTNSDGIDDTVTRQYRDQLRTNKAGSVTANLVAQLAKHTILFGADYYRLDNEFTYYRADSSDGVSDRSLTNPDYTADDVSSYSLDLSKHTDSREERYGAYLQDQWDITDAWNVLSGIRIDGYHDEVADLKKETNEQYTGSGFSYRIGSTYRINEQFHPYAVVATGFVPQDAAAQVSSNGGPFEPEESLMYETGLRTYLFDSRVNMNVALYHIIKENVLQTDPNDSDKQVAYGKVRSQGVEVDILADLTENWVANLSYAYNDTIVKQGYGEFSNRTVGKRFANAPHNQLGLWTRYHFAAIDSSVGFGADYVSEQLTQDAQKVKPFTVYDASWQTQWNDWKFQLNVKNLFDKEYAVSGFTQATGSFVGERRRVYLQADYEF from the coding sequence ATGATTCATTCCGAACAGAACAATAAAAAGCAGACATCCGCTTTGGCTAACCAGACACCATTAGCGTTGATGATCGCGCTTAGCTTTTCTGCCGCAGCAGTGGCAAGTGATGATACAAATACAACAGATGCAGATACGATGATAGTGCATGGACGAGCGCTGTCTCTTTATCGTGCGCAGGAAACTTCTCTGGCAACCAAAACACCAACAGCGATTGATGACACGCCGCAGTCGATTCAGGTTCTTCCCCGCCAGCTTATTGAAGATCAGGCCGCGCGGCAGATTACCGATTTATACCGTTCAATGAGTGGTGTCAGTCAGTACAACTACTCATTTGTGACATTTCGTGGTTTCCGTCAGGATCATGTCTTATACGATGGTGTCCGGGGTGATCCGTTTGAAGGTCTTTCGATCCCACAGCTGTTTAATATTGAACGGGTTGAAGTATTGAAAGGTCCGGCTGCTGCGGTTATGGGAAGTGGTGAGCCGGGTGGAACGATCAACTATACGACGAAAAAGCCGACTTATGCGACCAAGCGTCATGTTGCAGTGACGGGTGGAAATCAGGATTTTGTCAGTGGGCGTGTTGAGTTGTCCGGTTCTGCGGATGAAGAGCAGTCGCAGCGTTACCGCCTCGGTATCTATCAGGATCATGAGAATCCTTATCGTAAAAATACCGATACCCGCAACCGAATTATTGATCTGGGATACGAATGGGATGCCGGTGAGAATACGACCGTTGGGCTGCAATATGTCAATGTTACCCAGCATATTGGTGGCGGACGCATTCGTGGAATTCCGACTGATGACGATGGTAACTTTCTGGCTGATACATCCTGGAATGCCAATGATGCCGGTGATTACCATGATCTGGAAGCTCAGGTGTATCAGGTTCGGGTCGATCATAATATCAATGACTGGTTATCCGGCGATGTGACTTTCCGTTATTTTGAAAATGAAGATACGCAAAAATATCATGAAGCGAGAAAGCTGAAGGATACCAATAGTGACGGAATCGATGACACGGTGACGCGCCAGTATCGCGATCAGCTCCGTACGAATAAAGCCGGTTCTGTAACGGCAAATCTGGTGGCTCAGCTGGCTAAGCACACTATTTTGTTCGGTGCCGATTATTATCGTCTGGACAATGAATTCACCTATTACCGGGCTGATAGCAGTGACGGAGTTTCGGATCGCAGCCTGACAAATCCGGATTACACCGCAGATGATGTGTCATCGTATAGTCTTGATCTGTCCAAGCATACCGATTCCCGCGAAGAGCGCTACGGTGCTTATCTTCAGGATCAATGGGACATCACGGATGCGTGGAATGTGCTTTCGGGAATTCGTATCGACGGATACCACGACGAAGTGGCTGATCTGAAAAAAGAGACTAACGAGCAGTACACCGGTTCCGGCTTCTCTTACCGGATTGGTTCTACCTATCGTATCAACGAACAGTTCCACCCATATGCGGTTGTTGCTACGGGGTTTGTTCCTCAGGATGCAGCTGCTCAGGTTTCAAGTAACGGCGGTCCTTTCGAGCCGGAAGAAAGCCTGATGTATGAGACAGGTCTGAGAACTTATCTGTTCGACAGCCGGGTCAATATGAATGTAGCTCTGTACCATATCATTAAAGAAAATGTGCTTCAGACCGATCCGAACGATAGTGATAAGCAGGTGGCTTATGGCAAAGTTCGCAGTCAGGGGGTTGAAGTCGACATTCTGGCTGACCTGACGGAAAACTGGGTCGCAAATCTTTCCTATGCGTATAACGATACGATTGTAAAACAGGGTTATGGTGAGTTTTCAAACCGGACTGTCGGTAAACGTTTTGCCAATGCGCCTCACAATCAGTTAGGTCTGTGGACCCGTTACCATTTTGCTGCGATTGATTCATCGGTCGGATTTGGCGCTGATTATGTCAGCGAACAGCTGACTCAGGATGCTCAGAAGGTGAAACCTTTTACTGTGTATGATGCTTCCTGGCAAACTCAGTGGAATGACTGGAAGTTCCAGCTGAATGTGAAGAATCTGTTTGATAAAGAGTATGCCGTCAGCGGCTTCACGCAGGCAACAGGATCGTTTGTTGGTGAGCGGCGGCGGGTTTACTTACAAGCCGATTATGAGTTCTGA